A part of Aspergillus flavus chromosome 1, complete sequence genomic DNA contains:
- a CDS encoding DNA replication checkpoint protein CHL12/CTF18, with amino-acid sequence MTSPPSSFPPSFDPAIHLHSQGPDDIDILPPSESFSDEFEAIHLQRQEHIRNKVVILDRAWNLSDVFRSDEDIRPETPTKPSRKPQLGNLNSPVRPLVFLPSSPPVSKMPFISSPVVFPSSAPSPTDPQKRKNGEETQSGEPKRQKIMGGFLDDDDDEDEMDAFGDAHLRSQFEIEDQLIEQPPVAPTEPVNLSQVAQTSTSTFTSIQPQTTALVTSLPTSFSLPRREPLSIQIKTCSGKTHNVALRKTAAPVSYERLVAGRSTTAPGRAKKSYYGIDIHRLMDEAAQEAEQSKTSRPPPVPAVRQSIEAAEGNQRDRKAATIMWTEKYRARRFTELIGDERTHRSVMRWLKGWESIVYPNLARSKPKKSGNEEERPHRKVMLLCGPPGLGKTTLAHVCAKQAGYEVLEINASDDRSKDVVKGRIRDALGTENVKGMNVEVGEKKVRKAARPVCVVVDEVDGVVGGSGSGGEGGFMKALIDLVLLDQKNAARSSEQNTAGRKRKGDNFRFLRPLILVCNDVYHPSLRPLRASSVAEMIHVRQAPLENVVSRMRGIFNLEGIPADNDGVRRLCEASWGVARRKQANFKNSGTAEGDIRSVLVAAEWVAHKLKYESVESMRLTRRWLEQNVLSEAAGGNSFFKGLNRGGVRDIVERVFTEGAGFADVPINAESFRDPFDDNAKTPVGVADLKKRYAINRLREMVDASGDYDRCVTECFTSYPLQTYQDDTFLSKPNNAYDWLHFHDTISSKVFSNQDWELTPYLSQSVVAFHHLFASAYGKRTRNEPDDEGEEEHPFSGPRAEFAANEALKQNRAIVNGFQSSLTAPMLRLFRATDCLVTDLVPNLMRMLSPDVKPVVVRGSGEQRSTASVRKESERALVQAAVRVMTGLGVTFEKVRVEGEGGAHGGWAYRMEPPLDSLVTFSKTKGHSSTGTTGAAPVRYAVRQVLDQEYRKETVRKQTEALSSTTGPKKSAGKSADGQTQDEGQGAKRSGREAGVKRDFFGRIIREPSPQPGGLQEGPVQNEASKAGRKVWVTYHDGFSNAVRKPISMSELLAGL; translated from the exons ATGACATCGCCACCGTCGTCATTCCCACCGTCGTTTGATCCCGCCATACACCTCCACTCCCAGGGACCAGACGATATAGATATACTCCCGCCCTCCGAATCTTTCTCCGACGAGTTCGAGGCTATACATCTACAGCGACAGGAACATATCCGCAATAAGGTTGTGATTCTAGACCGGGCTTGGAATCTCTCAGACGTGTTTCGGAGTGACGAGGATATAAGACCTG AAACTCCGACAAAACCTAGCAGAAAGCCGCAACTGGGGAACCTGAACTCGCCTGTTCGTCCACTAGTATTTCTACCGTCTTCGCCTCCCGTCAGCAAAATGCCGTTTATATCGTCGCCTGTTGTCTTTCCGTCGAGTGCTCCGTCGCCGACGGACCcgcagaaaaggaagaatggagaagagaCTCAGTCGGGGGAGCCCAAGCGGCAGAAGATTATGGGAGGGttcttggatgatgatgatgacgaggatgagatggACGCATTTGGAGATGCCCATCTACGGAGCCAGTTTGAAATCGAAGATCAACTTATCGAACAACCACCTGTTGCGCCGACGGAACCAGTGAATCTCTCTCAGGTTGCTCAGACCTCTACCTCTACGTTTACTTCGATACAGCCCCAAACTACCGCTCTCGTTACTTCATTGCCTACATCTTTCAGTTTACCACGAAGGGAGCCTCTATCAATTCAGATAAAAACTTGCTCGGGCAAGACGCACAATGTTGCGCTAAGGAAGACTGCTGCCCCTGTTTCCTACGAAAGACTTGTTGCCGGCCGCTCGACTACGGCTCCAGGGAGAGCTAAAAAGAGTTATTATGGTATTGATATACATAGACTTATGGATGAAGCTGCACAGGAGGCCGAGCAGTCAAAAACGTCTCGACCCCCACCTGTCCCCGCAGTGAGGCAATCAATTGAGGCCGCAGAGGGGAACCAGAGAGATAGGAAAGCAGCAACAATAATGTGGACCGAGAAATATAGGGCTCGTAGATTCACCGAGCTCATAGGAGACGAACGAACGCACCGATCTGTCATGCGCTGGCTAAAAGGATGGGAATCTATTGTTTATCCGAACCTGGCTAGGTCGAAGCCAAAAAAGTCCGGGAATGAGGAGGAACGACCGCACCGAAAGGTCATGTTGCTATGCGGTCCCCCTGGTCTTGGAAAGACAACACTAGCCCATGTTTGTGCCAAACAAGCAGGCTATGAAGTGTTGGAGATCAATGCTAGTGATGATCGAAGCAAGGACGTGGTGAAAGGGAGGATCCGAGATGCACTCGGTACGGAGAACGTAAAGGGAATGAACGTGGAGGTAGGCGAGAAGAAGGTTCGAAAAGCAGCGCGGCCAGTCTGCGTTGTCGTCGACGAGGTAGACggtgttgttggtggatCTGGTAGCGGTGGTGAGGGAGGTTTCATGAAAGCATTGATTGACCTAGTCCTTCTTGACCAGAAGAATGCGGCACGCTCATCGGAACAAAACACGGCGGgcagaaaaaggaaaggagataACTTCCGCTTCCTGCGGCCCCTCATTCTGGTTTGCAACGATGTATACCACCCCAGCCTTCGGCCATTGAGGGCGTCTTCTGTTGCTGAAATGATCCATGTACGTCAAGCACCCTTGGAGAACGTGGTTTCGCGCATGAGGGGGATCTTCAACTTGGAAGGCATTCCCGCCGATAACGACGGAGTGAGAAGGCTATGTGAAGCGTCGTGGGGCGTTGCCCGGAGGAAGCAAGCCAACTTTAAAAACAGCGGAACGGCCGAAGGCGATATTCGAAGTGTCCTTGTCGCTGCTGAATGGGTAGCCCATAAGCTGAAATACGAGAGCGTAGAGTCTATGCGATTGACGAGAAGATGGCTTGAACAGAATGTTCTGAGTGAGGCTGCAGGAGGTAATTCATTCTTCAAAGGCCTAAACCGTGGAGGCGTGCGCGACATTGTCGAGCGTGTATTTACGGAAGGAGCTGGTTTTGCAGACGTCCCTATCAACGCCGAATCCTTCCGTGATCCTTTCGATGACAACGCGAAGACTCCTGTGGGTGTGGCCGACCTCAAAAAGCGCTATGCTATTAACAGACTACGAGAGATGGTTGATGCTAGTGGCGACTACGACCGCTGTGTCACAGAGTGCTTTACTTCATATCCCCTGCAGACATATCAGGACGACACATTCCTCTCTAAGCCCAATAACGCCTATGACTGGCTGCATTTTCATGATACTATCTCATCTAAAGTTTTCTCTAATCAGGATTGGGAACTCACTCCGTACCTCAGCCAGTCTGTGGTGGCATTCCACCATCTGTTTGCTTCCGCCTATGGCAAGCGCACTCGTAATGAGCCTGACgatgagggagaagaggaacaTCCTTTCTCTGGACCCAGGGCAGAGTTTGCAGCTAATGAGGCTCTAAAGCAGAACCGTGCAATTGTCAATGGGTTTCAGTCTTCGTTAACTGCTCCAATGCTACGGCTTTTCCGAGCTACCGACTGTCTGGTCACCGACCTCGTGCCGAACCTCATGCGGATGTTGTCGCCTGATGTAAAACCGGTTGTTGTACGAGGAAGTGGGGAACAGAGGAGCACGGCCAGTGTGCGTAAAGAAAGCGAGCGGGCTCTCGTGCAGGCAGCCGTCCGTGTCATGACGGGACTGGGTGTGACATTCGAAAAGGTGCGAGTAGAGGGCGAGGGCGGGGCACACGGGGGATGGGCATATCGCATGGAGCC TCCATTGGATTCACTCGTAACATTTTCGAAAACCAAAGGACATTCATCAACAGGGACAACAGGCGCGGCACCAGTGCGCTATGCTGTTCGCCAAGTCCTTGACCAGGAGTACCGCAAAGAGACTGTACGAAAACAAACCGAAGCATTGAGCTCCACTACTGGCCCCAAAAAATCAGCCGGTAAGTCTGCAGACGGCCAGACACAGGACGAGGGGCAGGGGGCAAAAAGATCAGGCCGGGAAGCTGGCGTCAAACGCGACTTTTTCGGACGGATAATCCGTGAGCCTTCGCCGCAGCCTGGAGGCTTACAGGAGGGTCCAGTGCAGAATGAGGCTTCAAAGGCCGGCAGAAAGGTTTGGGTGACGTATCACGACGGGTTCTCCAATGCTGTGCGAAAGCCCATCTCAATGAGCGAGTTGCTAGCGGGACTGTAG
- a CDS encoding putative SUN domain protein: MKFNAVALTLATAGSLVAGQHHNAHRHHHKRTVDTQVVEANGATVVTYEFQGQAVSSEFVCNGIREGKLRYKEGQPAVDACQSSAPVSSSSSTAAAAPTEAPAEFVETSSSATPASSSSASATSSSAASSSTPTKSSSSGAKGLDSDFPDGEIDCGTFPSDYGAVALDYLELGGWSGIQYVTIAGEFVSKIVTAVTGDSCTSGAMCSYACPAGYQKSQWPSTQGATGQSIGGLECKNGKLYLTNPTLSKKLCIEGVGGVHAQNNLGEEIAICRTDYPGTESETIPLALGDNELQPLTCPDGETYFKWEGKVTSAQYYVNPKGTSTKQGCQWGDGSKPIGNWAPINLGVGQNNGKWLSIFQNSPTTSVKLNFNIKIQGDNLSGSCKYENGKFISETGSNDSGCTVEVLSGEATFVFY, translated from the exons ATGAAGTTCAACGCAGTTGCTCTCACCTTGGCGACGGCTGGTTCCCTCGTGGCCGGTCAGCATCACAACGCCCACCGTCATCACCACAAGCGTACCGTTGACACTCAGGTCGTCGAGGCCAACGGCGCCACTGTTGTTACCTACGAATTCCAAGGCCAGGCGGTCTCCAGCGAGTTTGTGTGCAATGGTATACGGGAAGGAAAGCTGAGATACAAAGAGGGCCAACCCGCCGTTGATGCCTGCCAGTCGAGCGCCCcggtttcatcttcttcctctaccgCGGCTGCTGCGCCCACGGAAGCACCAGCTGAGTTTGTGGAgacttcctcctccgccactccagcttcatcctccagcgCCTCTGCAACCTCTTCGTCCGCTGCTTCCTCGAGCACCCCCACTAAGTCGAGCAGCTCTGGTGCTAAGGGCTTGGACTCCGACTTCCCTGATGGAGAGATCGACTGCGGTACTTTCCCGTCCGACTATGGTGCCGTCGCCCTTGACTACCTGGAGCTCGGTGGCTGGTCTGGTATTCAGTATGTTACCATCGCTGGCGAATTCGTGAGCAAGATTGTCACCGCTGTGACCGGTGACAGCTGCACTAGCGGAGCCATGTGCTCGTATGCTTGCCCTGCTGGTTATCAGAAGTCCCAGTGGCCTAGCACTCAGGGCGCCACAGGCCAGTCCATTGGTGGCCTCGAATGTAAGAATGGCAAGCTCTACCTTACCAACCCCACCCTGTCCAAGAAGCTTTGCATTGAgggtgttggtggtgttcATGCTCAGAACAACCTCGGCGAGGAGATTGCCATCTGCCGTACTGACTACCCTG GTACCGAATCTGAGACCATCCCTCTGGCCCTTGGCGACAATGAGCTTCAGCCCTTGACTTGCCCTGACGGCGAAACCTACTTCAAGTGGGAGGGCAAGGTCACCTCCGCTCAGTACTATGTAAACCCCAAGGGCACCAGCACCAAGCAGGGCTGCCAGTGGGGTGATGGTTCCAAGCCTATTGGTAACTGGGCTCCCATCAACCTCGGTGTCGGTCAGAACAATGGCAAGTGGCTTTCTATCTTCCAGAACAGCCCCACCACCAGCGTGAAGCTCAACTTCAACATTAAGATCCAGGGTGACAACCTCAGTGGATCTTGTAAATACGAGAACGGCAAGTTCATCTCTGAAACCGGCAGCAATGACTCTGGTTGCACT GTCGAAGTTCTGTCTGGCGAAGCTACCTTCGTCTTCTACTAA
- a CDS encoding ribosomal protein L1p/L10e family-domain-containing protein: protein MVSSTAVTTKVASGSPYQLEKSQVSKASSALLRHIKSKQVEKEKSATKKTLIGDNDESDDETPLNNEAVWLVVTTKKHVVDKNRLKPGKITVPHSLNDSSNLSVCLITADPQRSVKNIVTDPSFPEHLTSRIDRVIGYSKLKARYQSFESRRQLLSEHDVFLADDRIILRLVNTLGKIFYKSSKRPIPISIAKVEKKDGKRVKKDPKQKSKEEDSAFASPAIVAKEIEKALHSAPVQLAPATTASIRIGSSKFTPEQLSENVDAVVQGLTDKYITKGWRNIKALHIKGATTMAMPIWLANELWVEEGDVAEDAAEDDAKALEGAKNKKRKQSAEDEKLLEGTKKSKKPKAADEDEDAAARKEKLQKQKAKALEDGNVAKTAESVTKAGKKKRKSTS, encoded by the exons ATGGTGTCCTCAACAGCGGTCACTACTAAGGTGGCCTCCGGGTCCCCTTACCAACTCGAGAAGAGTCAG GTTTCCAAAGCTTCTTCTGCGCTTTTGCGACACATTAAATCGAAGCAggtggaaaaggagaagTCTGCGACCAAGAAGACTCTTATTGGAGACAACGACGAGTCCGACGATGAAACCCCACTTAACAACGAGGCTGTCTGGCTCGTGGTCACGACCAAGAAGCACGTTGTCGATAAGAACCGCCTGAAGCCTGGCAAGATTACCGTCCCACATTCCCTGAATGACTCCTCAAACCTCAGTGTCTGCCTCATCACCGCCGACCCTCAGCGCTCAGTCAAGAACATTGTTACCgatccttctttccctgaACATCTTACTTCCCGCATTGACCGGGTTATCGGCTACTCCAAGTTGAAGGCCAGATATCAGAGCTTCGAGAGTCGGCGACAACTCCTGTCCGAGCACGATGTCTTCCTGGCGGATGACCGGATCATTTTGCGCTTGGTCAATACCCTTGGAAAAATCTTCTACAAGTCTAGCAAGCGGCCTATTCCTATTTCCATCGCCAAGGTTGAGAAAAAAGATGGCAAGAGGGTGAAGAAGGACCCTAAGCAGAAGTCGAAGGAAGAAGACAGTGCTTTCGCTTCTCCCGCCATTGTCGCTAAGGAGATCGAGAAGGCACTCCACTCCGCGCCTGTCCAGCTGGCTCCCGCCACTACCGCCTCCATCCGCATTGGTTCATCCAAGTTTACCCCGGAGCAGCTGTCCGAGAACGTTGATGCTGTTGTTCAGGGCTTGACTGATAAGTATATTACGAAGGGTTGGAGGAATATCAAGGCCCTTCACATCAAGGGTGCCACTACTATGGCCATGCCGATTTGGTTAGCCAATGAATTATgggttgaggagggtgaTGTGGCTGAAGACGCCGCTGAGGATGATGCGAAGGCCCTCGAAGGCgccaagaacaagaagcgcaagcaGAGTgcagaggatgagaagctgcTGGAGGGCACtaagaagtccaagaagcccaaggctgctgatgaggacgaggacgcCGCTGCCAGGAAAGAGAAGCttcagaagcagaaggccaaggcccTTGAGGATGGCAACGTTGCCAAGACGGCAGAATCCGTTACGAAAgctggaaagaagaagagaaagtcgACTTCATAA
- a CDS encoding putative electron transfer flavoprotein alpha subunit (electron transfer flavoprotein subunit alpha), which produces MIPIARHSALRAVRSQLAPRAFNQSALARLLSTLAVLEQRDGKLQASSLSAIAAAQKLGGPVTAFVAGNGVKGTSAAEAAKIKGLDKVVAVDSEAYEKGLPENYAPLLVENIKKGEYTHIIGGHSAFGKSLLPRVAALLDVQQVSDITGIESEDTFVRPIYAGNAILTVQSSDPIKVLTVRGTAFQGVETEGGSAEVVEGVDPKSPAQTEWVSEELAKSERPDLGTASRVVSGGRGLKSKEEFDRVIVPLADTLGAAIGASRAAVDSGFADNSLQVGQTGKNVAPQLYLCAGISGAIQHLAGMKDSKVIAAINKDPDAPIFQVADVGLVGDLFEKVPELTEKLKSQA; this is translated from the exons ATGATTCCAATCGCAAGACATTCGGCCCTTCGCGCCGTCCGCTCCCAACTCGCTCCGCGGGCCTTCAACCAGTCTGCGCTCGCCCGCCTTCTCTCCACCTTGGCCGTCCTTGAGCAGCGTGATGGCAAGCTCCAGGCCTCATCGCTCTCCGCGATTGCGGCTGCACAGAAGCTAGGAGGTCCCGTCACTGCCTTCGTGGCTGGAAACGGCGTTAAGGGAACCTCGGCTGCGGAGGCAGCTAAGATTAAGGGCCTGGATAAGGTAGTGGCCGTGGACAGCGAGGCTTATGAGAAG GGTCTCCCCGAGAACTACGCCCCTCTCCTCGTTGAGAACATCAAGAAAGGCGAATACACCCACATCATTGGCGGCCACTCCGCTTTCGGAAAGAGTCTTCTGCCTCGCGTGGCAGCTTTGCTGGATGTTCAGCAGGTTTCCGATATCACTGGAATTGAGAGCGAGGATA CTTTCGTCCGCCCAATCTACGCAGGAAACGCCATTCTTACTGTTCAGTCGAGCGACCCCATCAAGGTCCTCACCGTTAGAGGCACTGCTTTCCAAGGTGTTGAGACCGAAGGCGGCTCCGCAGAAGTCGTTGAGGGAGTTGACCCCAAGTCACCCGCCCAGACCGAGTGGGTTTCTGAGGAACTCGCCAAGTCTGAGCGCCCCGACCTGGGTACTGCATCCCGTGTTGTGTCCGGTGGCCGTGGCTTGAAGTCGAAGGAGGAGTTCGACCGCGTGATTGTGCCTCTGGCTGATACGCTGGGCGCTGCTATTGGCGCCTCCCGTGCCGCTGTTGACAGTGGCTTCGCTGATAACAGTCTGCAGGTTGGCCAGACTGGCAAGAATGTTGCACCCCAGCTGTATCTCTGCGCTGGTATCTCCGGTGCTATCCAGCATCTTGCTGGTATGAAGGATAGCAAAGTTATCGCTGCTATCAACAAGGACCCTGATGCTCCTATCTTCCAGGTTGCGGATGTCGGCCTTGTCGGCGACCTTTTCGAGAAGGTGCCGGAGTTGACTGAAAAGCTGAAGAGCCAGGCTTAG